From the Candidatus Obscuribacterales bacterium genome, the window GATATTCAGTTCTCGCTGGAGGCGGGCTTCAATTTCAAAGCAGCGGGGAGCGCTAATATCTTCGAGGTTGATGCCGCCAAACACGGGGGAGATATTTTTCACCGTTTCCACGATGGCATCGGTGTCTTGGGTGGCGAGACAGACAGGGAATGCATCGATCCCCGCAAATTCTCGAAACAGCATGGCCTTGCCTTCCATCACCGGCAACGCTCCCTCTGGGCCTAAATTACCTAGCCCCAAGACCGCACTACCATCGGTGACGATCGCCACGGTGTTGCTTTTGATGGTGAGATTAAATACCTGCTCGGGATCATTGGCGATCGCGGTACAAATTCGGCCAACCCCTGGGGTATAAGCCATGGCCAGATCCCCCTGATTTTTCAGGGATAATTTGCTGCGAACTTCGATCTTGCCGCCTCGGTGTAGGGCAAAGGTGCGGTCATACACATCCAGCACTACAATGTCGGTGAGCGCTCGCACGGCGTTGACAATGATTTCTGCATGTTCAGAACTAGATGCATCCACCGTAATGTCGCGCACAATCACCTTACGGGTTTGCTCTACTAAATCAATCTGCCCGATATTGCCCCCGGCCTGGGCGATCGCTTGGGTCACATTGGCCAGCATCCCGGCTTGGTTGGGAATTTGAAATCGGATCGTTAGACTGTAGCTGGGGTTAGGTGTCAGATTGACCATGTTGTTTGCGTCGCTTCAATAAAGAAAGGGTTCCTTCATCCTGACGGATTGATGACCGCTGTAACCGTTATATGGGTAACAGGACTGAGTTAGCATACTACGGATGTCATCTCCAGAGGCGATCGCCGGCTTCCGAGAACGCAGCACACCCTTGCCCCCATCCTCCACGATTGTTCTTTCGTTATGCCCAGCCTTTATACCGAAACTATTATTCATGCTCCCCGGGCAGTGGTCTGGCAGGCCCTCGTCCGCAAGCAAGACTGGCTTAAGTGGAATACGTTTTTATTCGATCGCCAGCCCGAGCAACCCTTTCAAGAAGGGCGATCGCTGCTGCTTTCCGTGCGGCGAGTGGAGGGGGGTGACGAGACCGAGTTTGAGGCTTCAATCAACCGCGTGCAGGAAAACTGTTATCTTCAATGGTGCTCTTCAGTGCCAGGTTTGCGGAATGAACATAGTTTTGAGCTGCAGGATGTGGGCGTGAATCTCACGCAATGTGTCCATCGCGATCGCTTTGATGGCCTAGTAGCACCCATGATTCTGCCTTTTATCCGCCAAGATGAGCTGCGGGGGATGCGGCGCATGGCCCAAGAACTGCGGCAGTATGCTGAATACCTCAGCCACTAGTTTGCGGGTGCGCTTTGCCCATTGTCATCCGTAGAATTGTTGCTATCAGAAGGATTGCCATCGGGATCTAGGGAGCGATCGCTTTCGTTAGTATCCTCATCCCCAAGGCTCTCATCGCTACTCATTTGGACACGGGTACGTAACACGTCTTGAGCCGAGCGCCCATCGCCTTGATAGCCGAAAAACCAAAGCACAGCGGCAGCTTCCGCCCGAGTGACCGATCGCTTTGGCTGCAGCAGAGTGGTAAAGCCAAACGCACGGCGGGTGCTGGCCCGTTCCCCATTTTGGTAATCGGCTAGCACGGCCTGCAGAGCATCAGGATCAATCTGTCCGGCATCTTGAAATCCCCAGGTTTGGCTAACGGCTTCGACGGAGGCCGTGGGTAGGGGCTGGCGTAGATCTAAGGGCACCTTCCAGCGCAGAGCCGTTTCACGGGTCAAGGGTTCGTCGGGACGAAAGTTGACGGTGGTGGTGTTGCCCGACAGCGGACTGGGCAGCAGGCCAGCTTCAGCTAAGCCTTGAATGGCGGCAAAGTCTGGATCGCTAGGGGGCACGTCTTGAAAAGCGGGCTGAGCTGTGTCGGTAGCTAAGCGAATGCGATAACTGGGGCGATCGCTAAAGAGTTGATTATTGGCGGCGACTAACCAACGAGCAAATTCTCGGCGGGTCACCGGTTGATTGGGGCGTAATACGTCGTTTTGATCTGGGGGATCTGACGGGTCAGCCGCGTCTGCATCTACGGTTTCAGGCTCCAGCACACCCAACTCTGCTAGGTCTAGGAGGTAGGGGCGCAAGTCCTCAGGCGCTTCGTCCAAATCGGCAAATTGCTGGGGCGGTCGCGGCGGCAGAATGTCCAAGGCTCGACCGATGCGATCTGCACTTGGGATGAGCCATTGTTGTCCTATCTGTTTGCCCAACGCAAGGGGCTGAGTCGGAAATGATGGATTGGAGGATGGATCTGGCAGATCAGGGGCTGCCTCGTCGGTATATCGCGGATCGGCCGCCAGGGATCGCTCTACGTCCTCCGCAAACGGACTGTTTGCACAGGACGCCATCCCTCCCCCAAGCAGAATCAGCCCTAGGGCGATACTGCAGGGGCGGTGGATACGTTGATAAGCCCAACGCGATCGCTTCACTGCCAGCAGCCGAAGCTGCTCCACATGCGATCGCGTCTTTCCAAGTCGCTCGATCATCTCGATCCTCAATAGCCCAACAGTCGTTAGCCGGGCTAGGCTTTCCGGGAGTAGTACTCAACCACTAGGAGCTCGTTGATTTGTAGCGCGATCCACTCACGTTCAATCAACCCGGTTACCTTACACTCTAGCTTGCTCTTGTCGAACTCTAGGTGGGTGGGCAGGTTGGCTAAACCAGGGAACTGGAGGTTGGCTTCCACGAGTTTGCGAGAGCGATCGGTATCCCGAACCCCAATCACATCACCGGGTTTACACTGGTAGCTGGCAATATCTAGGACACGGCCGTTGACGGTGACGTGACCATGGTTAACCAACTGACGAGCACCTGGAATGGTGGGAGCCATGCCTAAGCGGAAGACCGTGTTGTCTAGACGCATTTCCAGCATTTGCAGAAGGGCTTGCCCCGTTGAAGTGGTGGAGCGTCGGGCCTTTTTCACATAGGTCACCAACTGCCGCTCGGTGACGCCGTAGTTGTAGCGCAGTTTTTGCTTTTCTTCTAGACGAATGGCATATTCAGAACGCTTCCGACGGGCTTGTCCATGTTGCCCAGGCGGATAGGCTTTTCTGGGGGTTTTGCGGGTCAATCCTGGCAGATCTCCCAAGCGGCGCACCACCCTTAGGCGCGGACCTCGATATCGAGACATTGATTTCTTTTCCTCTC encodes:
- a CDS encoding malic enzyme-like NAD(P)-binding protein; protein product: MVNLTPNPSYSLTIRFQIPNQAGMLANVTQAIAQAGGNIGQIDLVEQTRKVIVRDITVDASSSEHAEIIVNAVRALTDIVVLDVYDRTFALHRGGKIEVRSKLSLKNQGDLAMAYTPGVGRICTAIANDPEQVFNLTIKSNTVAIVTDGSAVLGLGNLGPEGALPVMEGKAMLFREFAGIDAFPVCLATQDTDAIVETVKNISPVFGGINLEDISAPRCFEIEARLQRELNIPIFHDDQHGTAIVTLAALFNALKWVKKPMDEVRIVLNGAGAAGVAIARLLQKAGAKHICLCDSRGIISHSRTDLNSQKREFAVNQGGTLADAMIGADVFLGVSVPGVVTPEMVRSMARDPIVFAMANPIPEIQPELISSDVAVMATGRSDYPNQINNVLAFPGIFRGALDCRAKTMTTLMYLEAAAAIASLIKPSDLDREHIVPSVFDERVATAVAAAVQQAARQDGVAER
- a CDS encoding SRPBCC domain-containing protein — encoded protein: MPSLYTETIIHAPRAVVWQALVRKQDWLKWNTFLFDRQPEQPFQEGRSLLLSVRRVEGGDETEFEASINRVQENCYLQWCSSVPGLRNEHSFELQDVGVNLTQCVHRDRFDGLVAPMILPFIRQDELRGMRRMAQELRQYAEYLSH
- a CDS encoding S-layer homology domain-containing protein, whose translation is MIERLGKTRSHVEQLRLLAVKRSRWAYQRIHRPCSIALGLILLGGGMASCANSPFAEDVERSLAADPRYTDEAAPDLPDPSSNPSFPTQPLALGKQIGQQWLIPSADRIGRALDILPPRPPQQFADLDEAPEDLRPYLLDLAELGVLEPETVDADAADPSDPPDQNDVLRPNQPVTRREFARWLVAANNQLFSDRPSYRIRLATDTAQPAFQDVPPSDPDFAAIQGLAEAGLLPSPLSGNTTTVNFRPDEPLTRETALRWKVPLDLRQPLPTASVEAVSQTWGFQDAGQIDPDALQAVLADYQNGERASTRRAFGFTTLLQPKRSVTRAEAAAVLWFFGYQGDGRSAQDVLRTRVQMSSDESLGDEDTNESDRSLDPDGNPSDSNNSTDDNGQSAPAN
- the rpsD gene encoding 30S ribosomal protein S4, coding for MSRYRGPRLRVVRRLGDLPGLTRKTPRKAYPPGQHGQARRKRSEYAIRLEEKQKLRYNYGVTERQLVTYVKKARRSTTSTGQALLQMLEMRLDNTVFRLGMAPTIPGARQLVNHGHVTVNGRVLDIASYQCKPGDVIGVRDTDRSRKLVEANLQFPGLANLPTHLEFDKSKLECKVTGLIEREWIALQINELLVVEYYSRKA